Within the Fusarium keratoplasticum isolate Fu6.1 chromosome 1, whole genome shotgun sequence genome, the region AAGCCGTTCACCTCTCGCCGGCAAGTCGTCGGCTCTGAACCTCGCTCAGAGCCTTGGTACCGCTCAGGAAGGACACGGCGCCGAGAAGGGCGACAACGGGCAGGGTCTGGAACAGGTTCCAGGCGCTGTAGTAAAGGAAGAAGGTTCCCtcaatggcaaagatggaTCCAAAGAAGACGGCGTGCGAGACCGGCGCAGCACCGAGGGCCTTGGTGATATGGTTGACGTTGGCACCCAGAGCGAGCCACTGCAACACGTTAGCAATCGTTCCAACCACGGCATGTTTCATCTCGGTGTACATACAGCCAGAAAAAGGGTGGGAACAGCAGCCGCAATGGCCAGCACAAAGGCGAGAGAGATGACGACGGGGGGGCTCTTGGGGTCGGCGCGGAAGATGTGGTTGATCTGGGCTCGGGGGCCGTATCGCACAGGAGCGTCGTACTGGGGCGCGGGAGCGTTGGGATCAAGGCGAATCTCGATCTCGAAGACGGGGGAGATCAGAGGGTCGGAAGAACCGAAGGAGCCCAGGACCaggttggccttgagggggGTGTCGGAAAGGAGCAGCTGGATAGGGAGGTCCTTGTGTGTCTGGAAGTCATGTTAGCGACAGCGCAGCGTCGACAGTGAGGCAATCGCATACAATCTCGACTGATCCCTTTCCAGACGCCTTGATGGTGAGGGGGTAAGGGGCCTCGAGGCCGGTCGCTTCggtgaggacgaggaaggcCTGGTGAGgtcgcttggccttggaagcTTCGGTTGTGGTCAACGAGACCTTGATGCTGTCGGTGTGGCCGAAAACGAGGGCGTTCTTGGTAGGCTTCTGTTCGGCGAACCTATTGCAAGAGTACTTGTAAGCGCGTGTTCATTATGAAGATGCCCATTGACTGTAATCGCATCATCATGGGATGTAGGAGAGCTTACTTCTGGGTGACGCCGTCGGCCTTCTTGGAAGAGACAGTCACGGAGCCATCGGTAAATCCCCAGGATGAGGCAGCGCTCGCGACGCCCGAGAGCAGAAGCAGCGACGATGCGATTGAGAAGCGCATGATTTCGAGGGGTGGTCGCAGGGTCGATTCGTTGGTTGGAGGGAAGTGGACAGCGTGAGATGGATCTCGAAATGGGTAGCTCTAGACGACGTTGCTCGAGAGCGTTACGTGGTGAGTAGTGGTTGTGTTTGATTGGTCAAAGCTATACGGTGTGGGGCGCTCCTTGGCTTCAGGGTAAAAGAGCATGCTCCAAGACGGAGAGATAGCAGTCAGGCCCAGGCCAGTTCTTCTAATTCAATAGGTATTTGGGTAGTGATTAGGgatttaatttatttatcGCTGTGAATTCTTGAGTAATCATTTTTCTCtatatttttcttaatttattttCATGCTCTTTTACCATCTTTGTCATCGAAGGCGCCTCACACAACAACGCGCAGCTAACACTTCATACTATTATTCATTACTCTGAACCAAAAGCTCGAATTATTTAACCACACGATCTTGTTTCTCTttgtcttcctcttccgtctTGTATTCCAGATAAGATCATCTGGTTTATTTCACATAAATATTGCATGTACGTGTCAGATCTCTCATTCTCATGACCGTGGCTTGTTCAATGCGTTATTGTGACCACTTACACCAAGCACTGGATCATCTCGACATCGACTACAAGAAAACTGGATATCTAAGAAAGGTCATAAATGCATTCATGGTATATCCACCCTATTCACCCTTAATCTCGGACTGATGCCCCTTGATagcctctttctcctctGCCGTCAGCTCAATTCCAAAGTACTCCTTCAAAGCCTCCACCCTCTCCGCCTCACTCTTACActccctcaccaccaccgtctTGCCGCCAAGATTCTCCTTGATCACCTCGTTGATCAACATCCTCTTGCCATAAACCTCCTCACCCGTGGGTGTTCCCACCTTGGCCCTCCGTAGAAACTTAACCACCAGCACTGTCGACGTCTGGAAGCTCCGCGTGCTGGTGCCCGTGTAGCAGTTGGAGacctcaaagtcggcggGCAGCCACTCGACTGAGTGGCTGAAGGCGTACAGGCTCGCCCACGGCTGGTCGGCGGCGTTGCGGCACTGGTAGATCCACAGGCGACGGCCCGCCGTGAGTTCTGTCTGGCCCGGGATAAAGTCCTTGATGAGCCGGGCGTCCTGCGTGCCCATGTTGCGCCACTCGGCGCCCTCGACCAGCGGCATCGGCTGCGTGGGGCCGTCGCCGCCGAAAGAGGCGTCGAGGACCCAACGGGTGTTGTCCGGGAGCGTCACGATATTGACGATGTGAACCCTGTAAGCGTGTAAGTCGAAATGACTTATCTGTATTACTTCAAGTAAACTCACCAGCCAGGATATCCACCATGAGGAACACCGTCCTTACGGAGTCTCACTCTTACTCCCACGGGATACACCTGAAAGCCGAGAGCGCGAAGCATGTAACAAAAGAACAAGTTGCTCTCCATGCAATAACCTCCCCTGCCACGGCCGCCGCCGACAATCTTGTCAAACAGCGCCTGCGGGTCGAGAGTCACGTCTCGGTGCGACGAGTAGTGCAGCGTCAGGTTGTCGTAGGGCACCGTGGAGAGCATGTGCTGGTGCAGCACAGTGAGAAAGGCATGGTCCAGGATAGGctcgctgccgctgccgacgTAGAACTCGTGAGGGATTTCAAGGTGCTTGAGAAACTGGGCGACCTGCGCCTCGGAGTATACGGCTGAAGACATGGTGGTGAAGTGCAGAGTCTGAAGTAAGAGAGTCTAACATCAGAACCAAGCGGACAAGTGAGTATTTCAGATAAAGGCCCAGCCCGAGAGACAAAGTGCAAACACCGACGTCAGATCGAAAGATAAACGACATCCCCCCTCGTCTATTTGTCCCGCAAAGCAGCAAAGGGACCGCAAGGGGAACCCATGCCCGTTGGTCCGCATCACGAAACGACAGACTTGCCAATCATCCAGGTCAGTTCGGGCTCTGGCTCACAAAGAACCATGAACGGCTGCGCCCTCTGTATCCACCCGGTCTCAAACGGTGGGCACATTTCGAGAGCGGAATCGTGGGAGCAGCCAATCAGGGGAATTCCGGCGTTTACTTCGGGAGCTGTGTATTTGTTAGTCTGGCGTTGGCGCAGAATCCGTAATAAATGCCTCTCGGTCCGTCTTGCACGGTCCATCCCCATGAGAGTTGATCGTCTTGTTCAGCTCTGTTGGCTATTGCtgttggctgctgctgttgaaaTTCTGCAGAGTAATCACAGTCAGACATGTAAATGATCCGTCAAATTTCAATTGTCATAGTATAAAGAGCATCAAGGACAGACACCAGACCGCAAAACTCCCATCCTTACATGCAACCCCCCTCCCAGGATGACATGACTCTTTTTACCTCTATCTGTACAATGACATCGCGCCGTTAACGCCAAGCCCGAAACTGCCACTCTGCCCACCGACATTTCGTCCCCCGTTCCTTTCCTACAGCTCCGTCCTCCGGCTCGTCGTTGTCGTGGCCGCCGCGCCGctcctcttggccttggtccCCGTCACGCCGGGCATGAAGTCCTGGATGCCCATCCACTCGACCACAAATGCCGTCGTGATCCTCGCCCAGTCGCGAACCGTCGGCAGATCGAGGttctcgccgtcgtcgcccaTCTTGTGCCACATGATCGGGAACGGTGTCGGGATGATGTGCAGGATCTCGACGCCGCGCTGCATAAATGGCCGGTGATCGTCGTCGATGTAGCTGCGGCTAAAACGAGTGGCATCCTTGTTCACCTCGGGGAGGAATGCTCTCTTAGGCTTCGTCTCGAGGAGATTCAGCTCTCGCATGCGCTTCTCAAGCGCAGCCATTGCGCGGTATGCCCAATGCGTTGTCAGGAAGTACGAGGGGACTCTAGGGTTCTTTTCGCcgagaaggtcgaggagaACGAAGAGGCTGATTGAGTCAAGAGGTGTTCGGTAAGTGGACGTAGAGCCGTGGAACTGGAACTCCCACTGTTCTGCGAGTGATCTTATCATGCGCGTTAGCAAAACTCGGTGTCATGATGGTGCTGTTTCATACCTCGACCCGTAGAGGGAATCATCATTTGTCCACTCATGAAAGGCTTCCTCACCGTCCAGAAACAGGATCTGAATTCCCTGGGCGTCCTCGAGTCCATCGTCGCCGTTCTTCTGCATGGTCTCCCACTTTGCCTTGAGCCCAGCCTCAATGCTCCTCGCCAGGTGCATCAGCATTGCACATGGCGCAGCGCTGTCTGTCGCACCGATGAAACCCTCGGGCTCGTACTTGCTGTCGTAGTGCGCAGCCAGGGTGAGGCGGCTCACGTCCCCCTTTTGCGCCCATGGCGGATCCCGGCGGAAGATGAGGTTCGCAAAGGGCACGTCCTTGTTACCGGTGGCGGGTGTCTTGGAGGTCGAATTCTGCCACTCGAGCGTCCATTCGGGGAGGTTCTCGGTGAAGAAGTCGACAAAGTGCTTCTGGGTGCGCAGCTGGCCCTCGGTTCCCGGGACGCGGGGGATCAGGATCGGGGCCAGCAGCTTGCCCTTGTGGATATCGAAATCGTCGCCGGGCGATGGGATGTTgttgagggcatcgtcgGAAAGCGTCATGGAcccggcagcagcagctggcgAGAAGAGGGTTGTCGAGACGAAGGCGAGGATGCAGAGGGCGAGGGTGGTGAATGGCGATGGCATTCGGAGCATTGTCGAGGATGCGGCCATGCTAATGGCAGGTTTTCCCATTTGTCGTGGGAGGGGCGCGCGCGCAGGAACTACCTTAGCTCATTCCGCCTGGAGCATCAGAGGCCGATCTGGCAGCGACGGGAGTTCCAGCGCGGGTAAGATAGGCTGAGAAGCTGCGGGTGCTATAGAAGCGAGGGAATTATTACCTATCCAAAATGCTTCGTGTCCAAAAGTTGAAGCCTCGTATGGATGTAACTTGTTCAAGGGATAAAGTAGTGGGGGACACGAAACCTACGCCTGTCAGTGTCCAAGAAGGTAACATTGACCTTGAGAATGGACACGGTACCCGATAATGATTCTAGGTACAGGAGGTTTCAAATTCGCGATAGTGTTCCCCAGACATTCTAGCCTGAATAATTAGAGTAGACAGTCCGGTTATTCAGTAGCTCACGTTGTCATTAAACCAACGATTCACCAATGCCAGGTACCTCACTACTTCTTGTCAACACGACCAGATCGGCCCGGTGGAGGGCCACGCCGCAGCCCCtttcggcttgtggcggGGGAGACCCTTGCATAGAACAAACTTTCAGGGGCATCATCTGAACGCCCAGGGGGCTTGAGCGATAGAGCCCGATTGGCTGATAGCAGCAACCTTGAtgaaggtgatggatggtaGGTTGGTGATACAGACGGGAGGGACTAGAAAGGTAGTCCTGTTAAATATTACAACTCTATTCTAACTGAATGGAAAGAAAAGTGCACTGAGATGATAATAAAACTACTATAAAAAGATCTAATTTTTCTGTCGCCTTACAAATTTGATCATGATATGCTTCCATGGCTTCTTCGGAGCGCTTTGCCTTGACCTCCACTGCATGGCTGTCTATGAACTAACTGGACTCCTGTCTCTGCACTGTGCACAGAGTGGTGGGTAAGGTATTGGAGCCCCAATCATGTTGCAGCATGCCCAAGAACAATATGAAACATCCCGAATTGCCGTTGATATTGTTCTTGCTGCATAGGCCACTTGACTGAGAGTTGTTTGTGCGAGGTGGGATATCGTTATCCAAGGCGGAGAGTGCAAGTTAGCCATGACACCTATATCTACCCAGTGAGACTCCCATTTGAGGTCTGCAGTCTCACCATCACACTGGAGAGCTATCTGGAACTTATTCAACCATCTGCATTTTCGCATACAAGCTCAACTTGCTCCTAATACACCATGGCTCTTAACTGGCATCAAGTGTATCGACGAGTCTATTTCTGCCCTGTCCTCCCCGTCATCCGCCTCGAAAAGTGCCCCGAAGTTCCTatccctcttcctccagagTAACCACTCTGAGCCATCTGCTCAACGAGGACATGTGGAGTACACACAAATTCGAGGGGGGAAAGACCCTGGTATCTCCCATGTCTGTCAACCAATACCCTTCCCGGTTAACACCGACATGCTTAACACCACTACGTTCTGGAGCCTATGAACACGGGACTGGAGGGCCTCATCATGTCTGATTTGACATAAAGAGGAGTGATTTATGCAGCTCAGGTTTCTTCTGATTCACTTTACGACGCCTATTGCGTTAGCGCCTGTCGTGGGATTCAACTCATTAGTGTAAGTGCGAGGGGACactggatgagatggatccATATGGAAATCGCAGCTCGATTCAATTCAAATTGTTGCTCACAGCTGCACTTGCTCTCACTTTGTTCATGCTTATATCAAAAACGTCAGAAATCATGGCTTGATCCTCTCCTGTCTGGCTCGTCACCGGCGCCGGCACCGGCTTTGGTGAAGCCATTGCTCTATCCGCCCTCAAACGCGGCCACCGTGTAGTGGCAACAGCTCGTCGTCTGTCCGTCCTCTCCGATCTCGTCAACGCTGGAGCTCACGCCATGGTCCTCGATGTCACGGTCCCTGAAGACGACATCgccgccaaggtcaaggaagcACACAACGTCTACGGACGACTTGATTACCTCGTCAACTCAGCAGCCTACGTCCTTGAGAGCACCTGCGAAGAAGTATCGTAAGTGGCACCCCATAGAACCAAACCGCTAACAATAGCAGTGAGAAGGAGGTGTTTGACgagttcaacaccaacgtcTTCGGCACCATCAAGCTCTGCCGCGCCGTGATCCCCTATTTCCGAGCCCAGTCCCACGGCGGAATCGCAAATTTTGGTTCCCTCGGCAGCTGGGTTGGTAGCCCGGCCACGAGCTTTTACAACGCGACCAAGTGGGCAGTCTCGGGCTTCACCGAGGCGCTCGCCGCCGAGCTCAAGCCGTTTGGCATCGTCGTGACGTCTGTTGAGCCGGGCCAGTTCCGTACTGCGTTCCTCAACGCCGACAAGCGAAAAAAATCGGCGCGGAGGATGGAGAATGTGTATGCAAACACCGGTGCTGAGGAGTACCGGGCTCTGCTGGATGCAGCAGATAACAACCAACCGGGAGATGTGGATCGCGGGGCCGAGATTGTCGTCGATGTCTTGACTATATCAGGCGTGGCGGAGGGTAAGGAGGTTCCTGTTCGTTTGGTACTTGGAAAAGATTGCCTGAATGTTGTGAGGAGCAAGTGTGAGAGCACACTGAAACTGATGAATGAGTGGGAGGGAGTTGCTGTTTCGACAGACCGCATCGATGTAAAGTTGTGAGTGTTGAACCCTCCAACGTAAATGTAATTCTCGACTCAATTATAGTCATGTTATTTACTTGGACTGCGTCTAATGCGCAGACGCCTGCATATCCAAACAGGCCTTGTTCCCCCCAACACCACATGGGTTTCGTTGAAATCTATTACAATGGATATATCGTGATAGCCGTGGCGCTGTGCAGGGTCTCATGTATCCTGGCGCCAGAGTGAATGCGAGAAACAAGTAAAAACACCAGACGCCCGTCATGCTTTTCCTCCTCTGTACCGTGATGCCGATGCCTTCATCATTGCTCATCTCCCGGGGTAAGATATGTTGAATCTATAAGTTGATGCTGGATATGTCTTGATATATGCGCTACTCCATCTCACTGCGCCATTCCCGTCTAATGCAGCTTGGTGGCATCGCGGGCAAGCTTGTTGGcaatctgcttctccttggggatggtgagggcgttgatgccCAGGTAGTTGCAGATGCTCGTCACCACGAGCCAGGCCCAGCGGAAATAGACGACCATGGAAAAGGCAAGGTAGGCCCACAGGTAGTAGAGTTCCAGCTCGACGCTAATTTGGGGAAGTCCAATTCGGGGAAGGTTTCCGATGATCGCACCGCCGACGAGAGGGTACAACATAACGGTCCAGTAGGGGAAGGGCTGGCGCGTCAGGTGGGCGAGGAtcatcttggtggtgaggcgGCCAAAGACGAACGCCATGGTGAAGCAGAAGAGGACAAGGTGGTTGTTCTTCATGAGCGTGCTGTACGGAGAAAAGACCCAGAGCGCAATCGAGATGGTGTAGACGGCCATGGGAATCCACTCGAGGAAGACGGACAAGACGGGGAGGCCGTTGGCGCGGCGGGCCTTGACAACGTTGAGGACGCAGAAAGGAATCTGGGTAAAGACGAGCGAGCTGACAATGAGACCAATCCAGATGTCTCGGAAGGTAGTCTCGCCCAAAAGGTCAGCAAGGCCGGGGAGGCTGCCGTTCAGACCGAGTCGCAGAGGCTGAGTCCAGATCTGAGGGCCCCAGATACCAGAcatgatcatgatggcgCAAGCGATGAGGATACCTTCGGTGGGACCGTTGATGACGCCGAGGTAGAGGGTGTGCGTGTGGTACGTCTCCCAGGTCGAGAAGAACATGGGGAGGCAGGGGCACAGCGCGGTGAAGATGCCAGCTGGCGAAGTGCCCAGACCCATGGCGGCCGTCTCGAGCAGACTGGCGAGGGTGCAGTTGAGGGAATCGATTCCGTGGTCGAAGagctcgccgaggccgcTCGAGGTTCCTGTTCGTCGCGCCTGCTTGCCGTCAAGGTTATCCATAGTCTGGTACATGAAGAGACCAAAAGCGAAGCTGAAGTAAATCCATGAGGGACCCTGGACCATGTCGTCAATCAGCAAATTACCCCCAAACTTTGCGCGCAGCGTCAACGTACCGGTCCAACCAAGTCTGGCATGAAAATCTGGGCCAGGGCGACATTTCCCAGAATGAAGCAGAAACCCACGAGGGTGACCATGTTGGGAGCGATCCATAGTGGGAGGAGGTTCACGGAGGCGTTCCACTGTATGACGACAAAAGACAAGGGTTAGCTGTCATgagctccatcatgtcggcgGACGAGAGCTTCATCGCTCCTCAGCGGATGAAATGTCGAGGACAATAGCCGAAGACAAGCTGTAGAGGGCCGCGGAGAGGAGAAACAAAGCTTTTCTGGGCATCGAGGAGACGTACAAAGGGGCCGAGGATGTATTTCGACACGGGCGACAGATCGACGCTGGAGTACTTGTACGTCTTGAGATGGACAAGAGCATCATCAGAGATGCACTCTGCGACGTTTTTCTCTGCACAAAAATGTCAACGGTCAGCCTGAGACAACCAGAGATGCTCTCCCTCGAGGAGCATTCCACCAATCTGTTCATGACTTACTCGTGTTGGGAGCCATGTTGGTGCCGGTCGGGTCGCTGGCCGTGGGATTGAAAAGCGGTAGTGTCTCGCTCCCGGACATGGTGGGAAGGGAGGGGCCggagggaggaggggcaCGGAAAAACGGGGGACCCCTTTAAAAGGGCACGGGAGAGCAACAGCCAGCGCTGGAAAAAAATATGCCGGCAAAGCCAAGAGTTTGGAAGCTACTGTACGCAATAGCTCCCTCGGTAGGACCTTTGTGATGCAGAAAGCCCAGCGGCGCGAAACAGAGACAGGCGGCGCTGCACGTGGGCGGAAATCTCAGGTCTCTGAGTGGAAGAATTGACAGGCGTGAcggcttgggcttgggcttgggttTGGGGGTGGGCTTTGTTGAGGAACGGATGGGAATGGATTGGATGGCAGATCAAGTTTCAGGCCAAGAGATTCGATTCGCGACAGACCGGGGGATGGCTTGATCGGGGTCGAACGGTCGAGCGAGCAAAAGACGGTGAAGAGATAACAAACCGTGAAGGGATATCTTTGTTTTTatccaagaagaaggagtgtgaagaagagatggaagtGTAAAGGGGCAGGTTTCGtctctggagctggaggacaGTAGGTACTTGAAATTGAAAAAGCTTCCCACTTGGATCCAGCATTCGTGGTCTCGTATGTCGCGCCGCGCGCCATTCGAGCCCCTGGACCACAGGCAGATGCCCCTGCCAGCGCCAGCGATCCGGCCCACTGGAGGTCTCCGCTTACAGGGGCACGATGCCTCTAAAATTGGACATTTCATTAAAGCATCTCAGAGACAATCTCGAGTAGACGAGTTTGACAGCCAACGATAGACGCGACCTGCGTTGACCGTCACCCGATCCAATGCCCCTTTCTGATCCTGCCTGACGGATCCCTAGCCGATCCGACACTTTGacctcttttctctctcaaAAGGCGGCCAGCCCTACACCCTCACATGGATATCCGCAGCGTCCGAACTCATCACGAGACTCTCTCGACTTGATTTGTTGGGGACCGAGGATCTATGGGTCTCGCGCAGATCCAGAGTCATTTACATGTGCTAATCGTCCTGTGAGCGCGTGAGCACTTGCAAAAAGAATACGAGCGGTCGCCAGgcaatcaatcaatcagcAAATCTTCCTTCATCTCGCAAACACAGTTAATCCGTCCGGACGCCATAACGGTCCGAGGGTCCGGAATGTGGAGGTGTCCAACGTCCAACTGAAAGAAAACGTCTTTAACTAAACAAGTAATCAATCACGAGCTCAAATGTCACGCTGCACGCAGATGCAAGCTTCAGGGTTTCAACTGCAACAtcgcagttggccatctttgattcttcctcttttctgcCACCATCATTATCCCTATTAGTTAAAGGGGACATGCGCTTCTCATGTCCCAAGTCGAAAAACATGCAATCAATCAATAATGCCCTGCCACCAGAAGCTAACCCAACACCTAGACGTCCGAGGCTCTCAAGGAATGTATGAGCAAACAAACACAAGCGAATCGAATCGAACCGAATCAAAAACACCCAAATGCATCAGTGGTTCTGTTCCCCACCCTGTTGAAGGCCAATGCGATCCTCTTACAGCATCGCGAATCCCACAAACATGGTGCTCAGCACGACTGCCAGGCCCCATGTTCGGCCGGCCTCGAGAGCCGAGGAGCCGTTCTTGCTGGTAGAGCTGTCCGAGTCGgagtcatcgtcatcgccgccgGGGTTGCCTGTGAAGATGGTGTCCGCATCGTCGGTTGCGCTGGCTgtggccttgacggcctcaGTGCCAGTGGCAGTCGCGGTTGTGTTGTACCTCTTGGGGTCGCTGGCACCGCAAGGGTGGTCCTCTCGACAAGAAGAGGCACAAGAGTTGCTTCCCTTGCAGTCCTCAACGCACTGGTTGCCCCATTCCTGGCAGACGTAGTAGGGAATAGTCAGGGAGTACTCCGACACGTTGGGTTGCTTGTTGTCGCTGCAAATGCAGCCGTAGGTGAGGGTTTCCTAGGAGGCTGAGTCAGACCATGTCGTGCTAGACCAAGCATGAAAACGAAAACACTTACAGGATCACAGCTGTTCACCTTAGGCTCACCCTTACTGGTCTGCCCACAGATGAGCGGGCATGACTCCTTGGTATTCTGGCACCAAACTCGTCGCTGGGAGATGGGCACACTGTCGGGGTCGATGTAGTAGTCAGCGTTGACAACGGCAACGCAAGAGGCGGCAACAGCCAAGACGGTCGTTCGGAGAGACGGCATGGTGAATGAGTATTTGTGCTGAGTAGTAGAATTCGTcgtgaagatgatggagtaTGTGTCTGAAGCCCAAACAAAAAGCTCGTGAAGGGACAAGATAGACGAGAAGGTCGGGGATTACTGCGACTTGGGGTCAGCGGTTTTAACTTGATTTGCAACCAAGACTCGCCCTTTCCCAGGCTGAGGGAACCTCGGGGCGCCGTTGGGAAGTCGAGGTATGCAAGAGGATATCCCCACGACAACAGAGGAAAGAGgctttgtcttggccttggctgggTCAGATTTTCACGTACAATTATGGTAGGTAGGTCAAACGAGGAAGCGAGAGATTGCGAAACGGGGGAAGAGcgagagttgaagaagaaggagcaaAATTAAGAAGTCGCTTGAGAAACAAGCAAATAACGATTGTCGGGAACTGAAAGGCAAGAGTAAGACTCTTTTTGGTGCAGCAGCGAGTGTATATGTTGAAAGACGGGACAGGcgggagagggaggaagaggagaagaggatcaGACAAAGCAATGGAACCCTACGGAGCCCCGGACGGCCGGCTACGGTACAAGCAGGCAGGCTATGGATACTACATAGTACAAGCTACCTCCGGTACAGCCCAAGAGAAATGAGCCAGATTGGAGGCGAGACCCGAGGCTGGTTGATTATCACGACCACAGACCACCGCCTGGGTGTTTGTGACCTGCAAAGTAGCACCAGTATTCCTCCGGAGCAAGAGGCGAGCAGGGGACCTCAGCACCAGAGCAGCAGTATTGGGCTTAGCTCCCACCTATCCCAGGAGCCATGCCCGCCACTCGGCGCAGCCTGGTGGTCAGGAATGCCCGGGACCCTCACGGCCCAGGCCATTGTCGGTCTAGCCCCGACAGGGTTTCCCGTGCTTGAAGCTTCTGCTTGGGCGGATTGTGGTCTGGGGAGGCTTGGGAGGCTTGCAGTGGTGCAGTTGTTAGTTTTGTCCATTTGCATGTAATCTCCAGAACCCTTATTTCTTGCTCATCATGGAAtagggggggggggggggctcGCCTTGATATTAAGCTGCCAGCCCAGTCTGTTCTATTGATGACAATCCCAATCGACATGTTCCTCATTCGAGGCCACTGTCCCTTCCTGCAGTTGACGTTTCAATCTCAGTTGTCTCGCTTGTCAGTCAGTGTCAGTGTCAGTGCCAGCGAGGCCCCTGGGCTTCCAATCCTCACCTCTCACCCTCAACCACATGTCTCACGCCTGGTTGGTGGCGCCGACGGCCGACGAGAAGCAAGCTCCACATGGGGGATTTGAAGCGATATGAGCCCACTTGCTGCACTTTGTTTTGACCCCTTCTCTCATTGTGCATCACCACTGACTTGTGTCTCCCGTGTACGGCGCCTCTAGTTGGTTGTGCTGTGCACGCCATGAATATTTACGAGCCCACCACCTCGAGACTCCTCGGGGAGTAGCGGCGGGCCACTCGAATGCGAGAATGGTGGCCAATTCTTCCCAAAACAGGCAACTCTGACTATGCGCCTAGCTTCTGGATTAGAGCCGAAGTGCCGCTCGTATTTCGTGCATACGCTATAGGCGATGATGGTCAGTGTCTCCGTACTTTCGGACCATTTCTTGTGGATATTTACGAGACTGCTCGACCCCGCGCGCTTGACGCACAGCGACGAgaacatgatgatgaagcggCGCCGGTGACCTGTAACTTCCTGTCTAAACTCATTGCAGACGGCACAGCATCGGACGTGTCAACTACGCTGACGCGGCCACTGAGGAATGGCTGGAACTTGCATACAGACAGATGTCGGCTGGCTGAGCGGGATATGCAAGCCCACGAGATGTAGCATGCCGCACAAATCTCTGTGATACCACACAATATTACTTCAAGCCTGTGAGTTgagccaagaagagaaggcgTTGCCCGAGACAGGAGCCAGTCGGGGGCTGGCTTCAGGTTGGTGGAGGTGACAGGCTCGCACGTCCACAGTCGTCGAGGTCTAGAAGCACCACTACAGGGATTGCTTTGTCTGGGGATATAACGTAGTGTCAACGGCCCCAGGAGGCGGAGCTGAGAGACCCAACATGCTCAAGCCCAACTCGTCTTTATTGCTGACGGGCCCAAAATCGTCTTCCTGTCAGTTTCCGCAGTGACGGCATGCTGACGGGACACGACAGATGAGACatgcaaaaaaaaaacagtCGGTGGCTTTAGGACATTGACGGCGTAAACCATCCATGGGCAGATCCACAAGCCGATATGTACTTCTGTCAGACCACGACTCTCGGCTGCCTTCTCACATGAATCCTGGAGATGATTACGGCCAGGATGAGCGGGTTGACCGCCTCTGGCACCGTGCATCATCCGCCTCGAGCCACACGC harbors:
- a CDS encoding Dolichyl-diphosphooligosaccharide--protein glycosyltransferase subunit 2; amino-acid sequence: MRFSIASSLLLLSGVASAASSWGFTDGSVTVSSKKADGVTQKFAEQKPTKNALVFGHTDSIKVSLTTTEASKAKRPHQAFLVLTEATGLEAPYPLTIKASGKGSVEITHKDLPIQLLLSDTPLKANLVLGSFGSSDPLISPVFEIEIRLDPNAPAPQYDAPVRYGPRAQINHIFRADPKSPPVVISLAFVLAIAAAVPTLFLAWLALGANVNHITKALGAAPVSHAVFFGSIFAIEGTFFLYYSAWNLFQTLPVVALLGAVSFLSGTKALSEVQSRRLAGER
- a CDS encoding Peptide hydrolase: MGKPAISMAASSTMLRMPSPFTTLALCILAFVSTTLFSPAAAAGSMTLSDDALNNIPSPGDDFDIHKGKLLAPILIPRVPGTEGQLRTQKHFVDFFTENLPEWTLEWQNSTSKTPATGNKDVPFANLIFRRDPPWAQKGDVSRLTLAAHYDSKYEPEGFIGATDSAAPCAMLMHLARSIEAGLKAKWETMQKNGDDGLEDAQGIQILFLDGEEAFHEWTNDDSLYGSRSLAEQWEFQFHGSTSTYRTPLDSISLFVLLDLLGEKNPRVPSYFLTTHWAYRAMAALEKRMRELNLLETKPKRAFLPEVNKDATRFSRSYIDDDHRPFMQRGVEILHIIPTPFPIMWHKMGDDGENLDLPTVRDWARITTAFVVEWMGIQDFMPGVTGTKAKRSGAAATTTTSRRTEL